The genomic DNA tcacaaaaaaaaatacatgtaaactaagaaaaaatttaaaggtcaacatacctttttgatagagggttgctgctcacaaggaagctattaaacaaaaagttccaaatggtgaggttgaaatcatcccttcgtaaatttgacggacgtcatcacgagttggttgatcgttatggaataaccgtttcacaaatgatatcggatatgttcattacgtcgtaattacaacccccttctctttcatgaatgtgacctaccgaatagacaactttcgagttcgatgcatttccgtcaaaaactttggtttaagTGAACGTCACTCGTGCGTTTAGGTGCGTCGTGACTTCCGTTTCAATATTGAGCGAGTGGTTGAAAAACTATAAAGCTATATTTGCACAAATTActcggcaaattaaattctcataattaATGATCTGCACCGCTGTCATTAGGGAATATTGATCTAGTATCTACTGAacaaaatttatttctatttaatcCTCCACAATgatgatcactaagacgcttgatgaacgcttAACGGGCAGGGATACAGAcgagcccctctatctggtaaatgacgtcacaaaggcgcgtataattgacgagttttttccggtgacggatgaacccgtctttttcatttttagccatggcgttgtaagtttgttttagctttatgagtttgactgtccctttggtatctttcgtccctcttttaggggGCGGAgacaaataatctccatggaaataagatatGCGAATGCTTATCCAACTGTATACTAAGTCATActaatatcattgacctaccactagtgcttccctgacctaatcacaaaataatacatgtaaactaagaaaaATTCTAAAGGTCAACATACCTTTTtggtagagggttgctgctcacaaggaagctattaaggatgtacttaggtgagattttggaatttgtgtcaaatgttcagactcctttgtgtttttccatacaatacaatataaaatattttgccccataacacccatttattttttcatataagacttaatagctcataaaagggcatttaccaaaattttagaagattcttaattttctttcttttgttttgagacctaataataccaatgcaaatatatgGTAAAAGTCCGAggcagccttttcccgccatattttaaatctcaagaatatagtccttagtgtggacagtgtgtaacttgccaatttttgttataccccttccaaatttatttctccatgttttatgcctcatatagtaagttggggggtgaaatgacactgtaaaaaaatttgtgtcataaatattaatgtaaagtagtgattaggtccagctgaaaaaggtaaaaaattagcacttcggaagctgtcaaaagatttcaagacccccttaacataaaattgtccatattgtGAGTTAGAGCTgttgaagttttctataattttgatataatttgtcccaaaagtagtacaacacactgtaaaaatattattgagaaagcgcaggtgggattttttttattttcatttattgtctaaaagaaatgcactacgaaaaaactgtgtactcggaccaaatatctcgaaaaagaggtccatgacctatcaatatttttagcttatttttatccttaattgatgctctacaagcttatagtatcaattttaacttcttaatttattaattttcacctgacctcacctaagtacatcctcaaaccaagagttccaaatggtgaggttaaaatcaccccttcgtaaattttacggccGCCATCAcaagttagttgaccgttatggaatagccgtttcacaaatgatatcggatatgttccaaacgtcgtaactacaacccccttctctttcatgaatgtgacctaccgaatagacaactttcgagttcgatacatttccgtcaaaaactttggttttagtgaacgtcactCGTGCGTTTAGGTGCGTCGTGAATTCCGTTTCAATGTTGACCGAAACTATAAAGCTATATTTGCacaaattattcggcaaattaaattctcataattaATGATCTGCACCGCTGTCATTAGGTAATTGTAATCAAGTGCCTACTGAACAAcgtttatttctattttattctccacaaagacgatcactaagacgcttaaTGAACGCTTAACgggcagggatacaggcgagcccctctatctggtaaatgacgtcacaaaggcgcgtataattgacgagttttttccggtgacggatgaactcgaaaatggtctattagactatttaccggatttgttatcacgtaagcaacatgacgggtgccacatgtggagcaggatctgcttacccttccggaacacctgagatcacccctagttttttgggggttcgtgttgtttattctttagttttctatgttgtgtcatgtgtgctgttttttgtttgtctttttcatttttagccatggcgttgtcagtttgttttagatttatgagtttgactgttcctttggtatctttcgtccctcttttaggggGCGGAGACAAATACTCTCCACGGAAATAAGATATGCGAATGCTTATCCAACTGTATACTAAGTCACActaatatcattgacctacccgTGACTAGTGATTccctgacctaatcacaaacttatacatgtaaactaaggaAATTAAAGGTCAACATACCATAACTAGGGGGCGGAGACAAATAATCTACATGGAAATAAGATATGCGAATGCTTATCCCACTGTATACTATGTCATActaatatcattgacctaccacttcttcttctttattcttTCCTCCACTACCTAGAATACCACTACTTTTGTAGTGTAGCACGATAAGCAACTGGTTGAAACTATAAGCAACTGTGTGCATGTGCAGGAATATTTTACAGTGAATATGATCGGTGCACAAACCAGTATTATTTCGCCTAAGATTAATTGTTCCAGATACTGGTGTAAAGGATATCAACACAGCCTGGCGTACCCAGCACCAATTTACAAAGCAACGGCAGTTGGTCTTATCCAAAATGAGCTAGGGCTGCGATCCCAGCTGGCCGGTGCTCAATCAAaacatactagaacacacccgcgaaatcgcgggcatatacagcttgtaaactgttgtaggatgaatttttgtaaaaagatattatgactggagaattccatataaggtatcaaaagccttctCTCTTTTTTCCGAAGtccgttatgtgtttcctttctgttaaattcaataatttttcgtgtttctggccttatacAACAATTATTTTTCCCCTTTGCTACCACGcatttttggtaaaagtcaaattaaattaaaaatttgcacctatcgttcgtccgtccttctgtccggcttcaggttaaagttttcactttcagcaataaatttgtatgccccatttatgggaattatgttttctagtttgTTCGAccgttcgttcattcgttcgtttgtccgtccgactgtcccgcttcaggttaaagtttttgtcggggtagtttttgatgaagttgattaAGTCCAACAAACTCAAAACTTAGTaaaaatgttccctatgatatgatctttctaattttaatgccaaattagagatttttaccctatttcacggtccactaaacatagtaagTGATAGTCCCGATGTGGCATCTGTATActaatggacacattcttgtttccacatgttttacttatttcaatatgtatgcaactggtatgaccccttagatagtaaatatttcagaaaaaaaaagacagaatacagagagtctctgtatagtataatagtagtataatcgtagtttacaggttgataaacgcgaaaacataattgtctctaaggaagtataatagttgtggttcttgcgatctaaaaaccatgatatagagaacgctctgattggcttattttttttcatttttgttatctatcatattggttgttcttgtgcatgtttaaaaccggactatgtcgtttttctcccaaaataactcaatctgaataatcataagaatggatgacaaatgcgattaTGCATGTTACCCaaaagaacacagaggcatgatgattaatttattgtggaaggaagagaagcgacacacacaatgaggtcttctcgtttaatagtatagataacttgagtgtttttaaaataacttaatgTCAAATCACCTTTGTACACGTGCAGGAAACTGTTCCATCACCATACTAGATACATTTGTACTCCATTTAAGGCACACATGTTATTATGTCAATTATACACTAATCAATgtatattactttaaaagttcaTGCACTGTGGCATATACTAAAATCTAAAATCACTTCATGTACCACCAAATTATCCATGTTACTGCGACAGTTTGCTTCCCTGACCTAATCTCAAACTAATACATTTAAACTAAGAAAAATTCCAAAGGTCAACATACCATAATAACATTAACTGTACAAATTTTCcttcaccagatgcgcatttcgacaatatatgtctcttcagtcatgctcgtggccaaaatatttgaactgAGGGGCGGAGACAAATAATCTCAATAGAAATAAGATATGCGAATGCTTATCCAACTGTATGTATGCTAAGTATCAGTAACCTACCACTAGTTATTCCCCATagactgacctaatcacaaacttatacatgtaaactaagcataattgtcaaagtcaatagaccatgattTAGGTGGCAGGGCCAAATAAACTCCATTGAAATGAGATTCGTCAATGCTGATTGATACAATTGTATACCAAATAACATTGATCTACTAATTGTGGTTCACCATTAACTAGACCTAATCACTAACTAAAACATTAAAAACGACGACACTGCCAACGCCGCTGATGCCGGACacagcatacatgtacatgtttcgTGTTTTGACTCTGTCAAAGCGGGACAAAATAGTTGGAAAAGGCTTactcttttgattgagttaagctatttcaattatattttatagAGGGTCTTTctttgttgtaatgttacactttTGTTTCAAATAAGAATGATAAAGGTAAATGGTTGGTACTactaaaacgtttaaacccgctgcaatgtTGACctctcctaagtcaggaatctgatgttcataagttgtcgtttgttgatcattgttgatgtggatcataagtgtttctcgttttttttaaattttatatagattagaccgttggttttcccctttgaatgtttttaaattacactagttattttttaaggccttttatagcttgctgtttgatatGAGCCAATGTtcaatgttgaagaccgtactttgacctacaatggtttactttgatggagtgttgtctcactggcacttataccacatttttACATCCTGCGTTGGTCTTTTTCTGTCATATTGTTTGTCATAAACTGTTTTAGTACTTATTAAGCTATTGATCTTCTCCTCTAAATCGTTTCTTCATGAGAACATTCTACACCAGCTATAAATACACCATCAAGACAGTTTCATTACAGGAAAAGAAATAATCATAACCTTAAACCCATGtttattatgttttcattttcatataaaatttgattaaaaagacATAAATATGTGAAATATCAGCTGTTTGTTGTTGTATGATTTTCATTGCCGTCCATATTTGGAAAGTAATTGTGACATTCACCAATACGTCGGACATCTGAAGTCTGGCAGTGAATACTGCCGCCAAATCTGTATGAATCTCTGTACGGTACATGGATACATTTAAtacctgaaatatatataaacagtaaACAATCTAAAACAGtcttttaattgtttacaaatacgtttttattatattttgagattaaatattatgaaataatCTCTGTATGAAAAAttgattttcatttgatattccATCCGAATTTgaagcagccattttgttttgattttaggTCAAATTTAATCATTATCATCGGAGATATTTAGATAAGAGAGCTACCATttcatttttatgactttttttacataaattgtcatcctgctttttttttggAAAGTGTCTCATTCTGCTttatttttactcaaaactcctgtcctagctatatagatataggaaggtaCATGAGGTATAAGTGCCAATGTGACAgatctccatccaagtaacaatttataaaagtaaaccagtataggtaaAGGTACGACCTTCAATCTGAAGTCTTGGCTCAGAcctaaacagcaagctataaagggccccacaaattactagtgtaaaaccattcaaacaggaaaatcaacagTCTAATCTTTGTAaaatcgagaaacgagaaacacgtatgaactgcATTATCAGACGACAACCACTGTTCATCAGATTTCTGACGTAGGAAAGGTTCAAACATTTACATATGCAAAATGTGAGCATCTACTCATATGAACAATATTGAtaaaatgacatgtttttgtAATACTTGTAAGCTTTTAATATGATCATTTGCAAGTAATATTTTTAGCATGCAAATTAGGTTAGTTTCATATGTGAAATATGTTTTGCTTACAAAATGctcacctaatttgcatgttaaaaaccttATGTGCAATCACATTAGATCTAATGTAAGCATCGTTTGAGCAAATTGTTAGAACCATTTGGTAAGGGCAGTAACTGAAAGATAATTCAAAGCCAAATGATACACAAATGAATAATCTAGTTTCTCCCAGACTAAAACATAAGTGGAACCACTATCTGAAATAGCATATCCTATTCAGGAAATAAACAGAATTATAAAGGAAGAATATGTCTGAGGACAGGAATTCCCTCGCTCAGGCTTCAAACAATAGAAAATAGGACAGATTAACGAAAAAATGGGAAGGTGgatggtcaagggtaacacttatTGGCCCCTTCTCCCATGGCAAGCATATACAAATAGATTTATCATACCTAATGACTCAAGGAAGTTGATGGTAGGTATTTCAGTTTCTTCAACAATTGCTTTATCTGGTCCTATCATTAACAGATTAATACTCAGCCAGGCACTAGACTCACAAGACTCTGGTACAACCATGCTGTTAGGAAATGGAGCATCTAATATCTAGAAAAAGAGAAGATAAAAAATATCTAGAAAAACAGATTAATTCTCAGCCAGACACTAGACTCAGGAACTCTGGTACAACCATGCTATTAGGAAATGGAGCATAAACTATCTAGAAAAAAGAAGGTTAATTTACACTGTTccatttaaacatatatttgtggacgccgactACGCTGACGATCGAATGTAGGATCGcagctatgtctcgcttttttgacaaaagtcgaaggcttgaAAAAAACAAGCAGACCCTTTTTCATTCAAAACcttacaaaataacaaacaagattgtgtccatagtacataatTGCCCTactcgtactatcattttctttgttctgtgtaccgtgaaattagggtataaactctaatttgtcattaaaattaaacaagaatgtgtcctcagtacacaaatgccccactcgcactatcattttctatgttcagtggaccgtgaaattggggtaaaatctctaatttggcattaaaattagaaagatcatatcatagggaacatgtgtaccaagtttgaagtcgattggacttcaacttcatcaaaaactacctcgaccaaaaactttaacctgaagcgggacagacggacgaacgaacgaacggacgaacgaacgaacggacgaacgaacgaacggacgcacagaccagaaaacataatgcccctctactatcgtaggtggggcataaaaagatcataccatagggaacaagtgtactaagtttcaagttgattggaattcaacttgaccaaaaactataACCTTACGCTTGACAAACAGACGGACAGAGGCACAGACCTACTTAAGGGAGCTACCATATGATTGTTAtgtgggggctaggatgaaatttgaaaaaataggcaggacaggaattttgaattaaaaaaaaggcaggatgagacacttgcaaaaaaacaAACTCGGAATgataatttagtaaaaaaaagtcatggaaaaactaaaaaaaaaaggcaggaccgaatagagtgaaaaataaaaaggcaggaatgagattacaactaaaaaaaaatgcaggacaaaattttcatcctagcccccccataaaaatcaaatggtagctccctaatgccCATAAAAAGGGCATAATAAATGCGGCATAAAAAAAAGGATTAataagatattgaaaaaaaactttttaaactaaagaatgtataattatgtattagaataaggaaaagaaaagatGCGGTAAGCGGGGGAAATTTGTAATGCCACcacatgaaaataaacaaaaagtcaAAAATCAGGGTAGTGGTTTTCAGAGCATTGATTAGTTCCTTGTGTTGCAGGTTATAAGAAATTATAATAACGATTTAACTTATATAGATACTCACTTCCCAAGATGAACCTGTGAATATTCTGTCTCTATCTTCATTTGTGATTGGTCGATCTGGAGGGTTGACGAGGATTCCTTTCCTTTCATTGGTAGGTGGTACTAATGGGACTAGTGATGCAtctattgaaatttgaaaataagaataaaataacaaacttATAGACTTTAATAATGTGTATCCTGAATCACCTAAGAAATTTTTAATAAGacttaacatattttatttaggACAAGTTCAATAAAATCATACAAAGGGCCCCATCATCTGTTGGTggtgtcataattttttgtttactaTACAATTTATCTGATAGTCTAATAATCATCAATTGAGCTTTTACCCTGTAACCTCTCACACGCAACTGTTACTTTATATACTTTACAATAATTATTATGACAGTAGTCGTAAATACATAAATTGGTACCTTAATTACTTCTATAAGGAGATAATTATTGATAATAATTTTACTATTTACAGTTCTTAAGTCCTATTTGTCAACTACAttattcaataatttaattttggatgtaacgcgtctccTGATTAGCTgactttgttttgtttatcaggtcatagacataattttttcatgtgaccgtgacgtcataaatgtttttttaataattaaccccagtttaaaatgaaattaagaattaaattataagaaatgactgtaacatTTGTTCTgtgtatgaagaaataacatcaacaatGTGATTAACACGTACTAAAAAACGAGTAATCATTGCAATTATAGGACAACACTTTATCTTccaaaaattacatttttatttattattgttttctcaTGATTATAGCCAAAAGCacaaacaattgtaaataaagggcaataactccttattcATTTGTTTGGTCAGAGAAAGTcaatttgttaaatataaaatgGTGGACTACTAACTCTAAGGTCATGCAATCATCTTGAcaaatattcatattaaaaataaagagGTATTGGTTTTCtttatgacaaaattgaaaaCCAATATACAGCTTActcaataaaatatattaaatatgtttCAATATGTACAACCTATATGTACTGGATTCAGATCACCAGGAAAGTGAACTTCGTGTACTCGATAACCACGAGATTTCACGTGACGTCTGAGCCAATCAATGCCTTTTCTATTAGCTGTCATGCTCTGCTGCACAATCAGATCTTTTCCAAGTCTCAAAACTTCAGCTGCGTCAAAACactagtaaaatttaaaaaaaaattatacaatataaaaataaaatatgtctagTTTTTACTTTACAGGTGTATCTGGAGAGCATGATTCTTATCACAAAAAGGAAAAGTCATCTGGGACTGTAATTTGGTACCTCTGTGTTTCAAGTTGGTGCTCTAACTGATTAAGGTAATAAGAAGAACTAAACTAGCTCAGCAGCTGACGGCTGGATTAGTATCAACTACATGTACCTGTACTAAGAGAAACAATCCTGTAACACATCATGAACATGTGTTGTATACCTCTTTTCGGTATTTCTAGTTACCGGAAATATAGAACATAATTTAGACTATATACTTTGCCTTTGCTTGTAGGCAGGTAACAGTTAGTATTGTAGCAGCCATCCATGTGGTTTTGTCAATAGCAGTAAAACATAATTTCCTATGCCTGTAGGCAGGTAACAGTTTGTGTTGTCTGCCATCCATGTGGTTTTGTCAATGGCAGTAAAACATAATTTCCGATGCATGTAGGCAGGTAACAGTTCATGTTGTCTGCCATCCATGTGGTTTTGTCAATGGCAGTAGAATAAAATTGATCGATATAAAGCGTGACTTCAACCTCATAGTCTACCAGACAACAAAAGGTTTGAGGCCCACgacacatttatataaatatcaatCGCCATATTGGTCTTCAACTATTGTCAATCTTTACCAAGTCAGTTGCCAGTAATTCAGTGTATTTTTGCTCTCtgctatatttgtttttctttttaaatgttttcgtATCAatcaggcagttagttttcttgtttaaattgtttcacaattCCTTATGCAAGGCCTTTAATTGCTAAAAAATTAGTATGAATTtggctaattgttgaaggctgtacagtgacaaatagttaacataaaataaaatataaaaaaaaatcaatgcataAAAATTGGCATGATTGGTATTCACAAAAGTTTTTGTCTGATATccttcatttctttttatttataaatacttaCCGGTTCTGTT from Mytilus galloprovincialis unplaced genomic scaffold, xbMytGall1.hap1.1 HAP1_SCAFFOLD_159, whole genome shotgun sequence includes the following:
- the LOC143060770 gene encoding glycine amidinotransferase, mitochondrial-like; this translates as MAPKPTMSENMYNLDFPLDTNCQERKDWIQNYKYVINETEPCFDAAEVLRLGKDLIVQQSMTANRKGIDWLRRHVKSRGYRVHEVHFPGDLNPVHIDASLVPLVPPTNERKGILVNPPDRPITNEDRDRIFTGSSWEILDAPFPNSMVVPESCESSAWLSINLLMIGPDKAIVEETEIPTINFLESLGIKCIHVPYRDSYRFGGSIHCQTSDVRRIGECHNYFPNMDGNENHTTTNS